In Scomber japonicus isolate fScoJap1 chromosome 11, fScoJap1.pri, whole genome shotgun sequence, the genomic stretch CTGTCTCTGACGCTGGCGGCGCTCTCCATCGGTCTGTGGTGGACGTTCGATCGCAGCCGCAGCGGCTTCGGCCTCGGAGTCTCCATCGCTCTGCTGGCGACGCTCGCCACACAGCTGCTGGTTTATAACGGGGTGTTTcagtaagcacacacacacacatacacacacatatacacacacatatacacatatacacatatacacacacacacacacacacacacacacacacacacacacacacacacacacacatatatacagctacacacatatacacacatatatatacagctacacacacacacacacacacacacacatacagctacacacacacacacacatatacacatacacacacacacacatacatatatacacatacacacacatatacacatatacacacacacacacacacagatatacacacacacacacacacacacagatatacacatacacacatatacacagatatacagctacacacacacacacacacacacacacatatatacacacacacacatatatgcacacatatacagctacacacacacacacacatatacacacatacactcatataTAGCtaacacgtatacacacacacacatatatgcacacatatacagctacacacacgcacacacacacacacacacacatacagctacacacacacacacacacacacatatagctacacaaatacacacacacacacacacacacacacagcagcctccacttcctgtttgtagcCTCCACTTCCTGTATGTGtttaatcttcttcttcttctgctcaggTATACGTGTCCAGACTTCCTGTACATCCGCTCCTGGTTACCCTGCATCTTCTTCGCTGGGGTGATAACGATGGGGAACATCGGGCGGCAGCTAGCCTTGGTGAGATATTACTAGTcagttccttcaaaataaaaccaaactaaagctatagtcaattccttcaaaataaaactacactaaaactatagtcaattccttcaaaataaaaccaaactaaaactatagccaattccttcaaaataaaaccaaactaaaactatagccaattccttcaaaataaaactacactaaaactagtcaattccttcaaaataaaaccaaactaaaacatttatcacttgttaaactcactaaaactagtcaattccttcaaaataaaaccaaactaaaacatttgtcacttgttaaactcactaaaactagtcagttccttcaaaataaaaccaaactaaaacatttatcacttgttaaactctcTAAAACTAGTCAGTTCCTTCAaagtaaaaccaaactaaaactatagtcaattccttcaaagtaaaaccaaactaaaactagtcaattctttcaaagtaaaaccaaactaaaactatagtcaataccttcaaaataaaactaaactaaaactagtcaattccttcaaagtaaaaccaaactaaaactatagtcaattccttcaaaataaaaccaaactaaaactagtcaattccttcaaagtaaaactaaactaaaactagtcaattctttcaaagtaaaaccaaactaaaactagtcaattccttcaaaataaaactaaactaaaactatagTCAattctttcaaagtaaaaccaaactaaaactagtcaattctttcaaagtaaaaccaaactaaaactatagtcaattccttcaaaataaaactaaactaaaactagtcaattccttcaaaataaaaccaaactaaagctagtcaattccttcaaaataaagctaaactaaaacatttatcacttgttaaactcactaaaactagtcagttccttcaaaataaaaccaaactaaaactagtcaattccttcaaaataaaactaaattaaaactagtcaattccttcaaaataaaaccaaactaaaactagtcagttccttcaaaataaaaccaaactgactCATACTGGTTTGTGAATCATTGTGATGCCATGATctcattgttttcttcttcttcttcttcttctcctcctcctccttctcctcctcctccttcttcttcttcttctcctcctccttcttctcctcctcctccttcttcttcttcttcttctcctcctccttctcctcctccttctcctcctcctccttcttcttctcctcctcctcctcctcctcctcctcctcctcctccttcttcttcttcttcttcttcttcttcttcttcttcttctccttcttctcctcctcctcctcctcctcctccttcttcttctcctccttcttctccttcttctcctccttctcctcctccttcttctcctccttcttcttctccttctcctccttcttcttctccttctcctcctccttcttcttcttcttctccttcttcttcttcttcttctccttctccttctcctcctcctcctcctcctcctcctcctcctcctcctcctcctccttcttcttcttcttcttctctttcagtaCGAGTATAAGTTCATTCAGGAGAAGACTCATCAGGACTGAATCTGAGTCGTGTTCTCGCAGCGTTTGCCGGCCGGCCCCGAAACCAGTACTGAGCTCCTCCTTTAACTGGACCAGacagtattttaattttttttgtgggggtgggggggggggggtggagagcTCGGAggggccgctgctgctgctgccgccgtcGTCGCCGTCGGCAACACCGTGTCATACCTGAgcggagtttttttttttccttcttcttttggTGCAGTTTCATCTCCTGGATTAAAGGGATTAGCGGCGGAGCGTCTATCACTGTTCTGATCTGCTCGGATGTTTGAAACCTTTGGCTCCattgtgccaaaaaaaaaaaaaaaacagtcacacacacacacacacacaaacacacacacacacacggtcacttttggggacgtttcatagacttacattcattttctggagactTTAACTTTTGCCCCAAATGAACTGGTTCTAATTCtggtccccaaaagtagcctgtgacacacacacacacacacacacacacacacatacctgttttactACCTGGTGAGGACCCTGACTGTGTTCCAGTCTAGGGAAGGGTCtagagacgtaattttaactcctaaattcatcataattctgtttgaacaaaaaaattgGCTTGATATATCAAAGACTCTCACATAAATTTGAAACttgattccccccccccccccctcgttgggacccgtaatgctaacaactattagcatacaattgacatcactgttagccacagtacaattcatattcagtatttgaacaaatgttggattgaaaccttAACCCTAtcccagggggctaatcgctaagctaacatgctaatatacacacttacacactttgtcaggaaaaggtccccacactgcagtaccgtgtgtgacctctggggttcacacacacagtcaggaaaaccaaccttgtggggaccgggcctaatcaggaggctgtttgctattgactccaatgctcgttaccatggaaaccaggagtcaGTCCCGGGAAAATCGGTCCCCACGGGTTAATATTTCAGGTatcggtccccaccaggatagaaaaacacgcacacacacacacacacacacacacacacacacacacacacacagacacagagacagccTAGTTAACTTATATACAGAGACAGATACGTTCATCTATTATTATACATATGATTT encodes the following:
- the insig2 gene encoding insulin-induced gene 2 protein isoform X2; its protein translation is MIGLLYPCIDSRLGEPHKFKREWSSVMRCVAVFVGINHASAKVDFANNVQLSLTLAALSIGLWWTFDRSRSGFGLGVSIALLATLATQLLVYNGVFQYTCPDFLYIRSWLPCIFFAGVITMGNIGRQLALYEYKFIQEKTHQD